The Setaria viridis chromosome 6, Setaria_viridis_v4.0, whole genome shotgun sequence genome includes the window ATTTCTACCTGTCTGTTAAGCAGTTTACAGCGGTATCATTTCCAAATTCTGTAGCAACTGTATGTGTTACGTTATTCTGTCATAGCTATGCTATCTTTTATGTTGTTAATACCCTTTCTTTTTATACATTTTGGGTGCAacaccatattttttttatattttttccaaTTTCATTCACCATGCAGGCTTCATCAGTGGCAAAAATGGCTTTATCTGCTCAGGGTCCCGGCCAATTGTTTTTGCCTTTTGGTCCTGAATATTTGGAGGTATGTCATATGTTACTTGATAGACCGTCTTAGTTGATGAGTGTATGGATATCTTCTGTTTGTTGGTCTGTGGTATGACCTTGGTTTTGGACTTTGGTTGCATAGATCCTGAATTTATGTGGGCGTGCCGAGGCACAAGAGAAGGGAAGGAGCTTGTCATTGCTTGATTTTGATTAGTCTAGCAGTCCTAATAAATGAATTTAGCCTGGTATGAAAGAAGATCACATAGTTGGGTTTAGCTGAGTCATGCACACACGTGTGTGTAGCTGCTTCTTTGGTGCCACAGCCACACCGTGACAGTCTGATTCTATGTTTTAACCCTTCCAGTGCTTGATCTTCAATATAATGATATTTTGCAGTCGACTAAATGTTCCTGCACTACCAATTATGGATTTGGATTCAccatctgaactctgaactatTATATTTAATTACGATTAAGAATTCAAGATCCATGCCCTTGGCAGTCAGCTGGGATCAGGATTATAGTAAGCCTGCTATATTAACGCTGGGTACTGTAGCAGGGGTTCCCTCTGGGTTATGGTTAGTTAGAGATAAAATTAGAGGTCTCCTGCCCAGGGTTCATGAAAGCCTCTCTATATAAAAAGAGATGTATCAATCAAAGGCAGCAAGAATTATCAGGAGGGATCCTCATCTACTCCCGGGTCTTGAGTTTGGGCCCCACCATGACAATCCATATAGTTAGATCCCATTTAATCAGTCTTTTGAATTGAACTGTTGTCCTGAAACTTATATCATTAGGGATTGATGTCCCACATGCCTTAGAATTTTGTTTCCTATGTAGTCAGTTTGATGGATTATACCTGCACTGCTACTTTGGATCATGCTTTTGTGTTGgctaaataaaaggaaaatgaatGCTTCAAAGAGGTTTATGTGACTTCTAGCACAGAGGATTGGATGAGGATATGTTGAGGTTGATATACAATTTCAACATGAATGTAGAATGGCAATTGACAAGAGTTGCCATGATGAATTTGAGATTGCAATTGATTGCATCCAACAATGCAACAAAGGAGATTAGATCCTGACTGGTCATTTCTCCAACCTTGCAGAACATGTCTATCAATCTAGATCATCCTAAGCTCAGTGGGGAAACAACTGTCCAAAGTGCTGTGACAGAAGTTGCTGCCATGGTTGGGGAGAATGTAAAACTCAGAAGAGGTTTCATATTATCAACCACGGCTCATGGTGTAGTTTCGTCTTATGTGCATACCTGTCCTCAGCCAGGTGTGTGGACAATGGAACCAGCTCTTTCAATTTTATGAATAATGTACATTCTTTATTCTTCAGACCTATTCCTTTTTTTGTCCCTATCAGCTAAGTTAGATTAAGCATAACCAGTACCCAAAAGTAGTTTTCTACTAGGAGCATGCTTATATTTTCTAATCATTTTCACCAGTCTAAAATTTTGGAGACAACTAAATATTATAGTACATTTTTCTGTATTTTTCATAATTGTAGTAGTTAATCAATTTTTCAGGCTTCTTCCTGATGAATCCCCTCATTATTAGAAGAATGCAAGTTCTTAATTTACTCATGTACAGCTGTTGGTGATAATGCAACCATGAATTAACACTCCCGTCAGGCTACAATTTCAACACAACATCTCTTTAGTCTTTCCAATGCTTCAACAGCACTACACTATCTTTTTCCAAAATGAAACAAGAAGAGAAAAATGGCATTCTATCTAGAGGGGGAAACACTTGTTTTTGCACTCATCATAATACAATATTTAGCATGTTATCCTAGTCCTAGTTGTTGTTTGCTCTGCTGACCCCAACTCCCTGCTACCTATTGAGTTGCTGTTAGCACGTCCTTTCTGGTTCCCTCATTAACAACGGAATGTTTTTACTTCTGTTTTTAACTAGGATGATGTATTCAGTCATTTACTTAACTGagcattctttttttcttttcaggttTGGGTCGTATTGCTGGATTGGTTACACTAGAAGCAGAAGATAGCAGTGCTTCCCTTGATGCTCTCAAGACAGTTGGGTCATCTATTGCGATGCATATTGTTGCAACAAAGCCATTATTTTTATCAAAAGAATTGGTTTCTGCTGCAGCTCTAGAAAATGAACGTGAAATACTCCGAACTCAGGTGCTTTATTTTGATAAATATTACCTTTTCTCCATCATGTTTGGGTTGGCAAATTTGACATTTGTAGCAGTATTTAGTTCCCTCTGTGGTGTTCCATACTTTCCTAGCACCATGTCCTGTATGTTATATTGTTATTTGCTCAATTTTGCCATGGTTGTGATGTCTGTTCACCATAACAATGTGGCTAGCAACCAAATATGACAACTCTATGCATGCAAGAATAAAAAATGATTAAGAAATTCTGTTCACCATAACAATGTCCTGTTGTAATTGGTGTCTTTTTAGCTCAAcaagaataaaaaaatgattTAAGAAAGAATGGGGTGACACTGGCATGAAAAAGATCCATATTGACCAAATGCATGCATTTCCGTAATTCATTATTGAATGTGCCTTAGGAGAGAAGTAAAATCATACTCTATGATCTATGCTTTCATGAGAGAACAGTTCGATGATTAAGAAATATAAGATGATGAATAAATAATTTGAAGAAAACACATGCATTGGCTTGAGTTTTTTGGATTGAAAGATAATTGGTACATGTGGACCTGTCATAGGGCTTGTACTATAAAGCAAGAGTCAGGTTTCAGAGATGAGATTATGGAAGATCCTGATAGGATGAGTTCTGTATGTATGTTAATATCTGAGAATACCTTGTGAGTATTAGATAGAATTGGACCCACTTATTTTCTATGAGTCTAATggcaatattttttatttttttccttctaaacACATGGACTGCATATCCTTCATATGAAGGTCAACTTCAGTGTCAGGTTGCACTAGAAATGAAATGACTTGTCTTGCAACATGTTAGGCTGAAAGTTCAGGGAAATCCCAAATGGCTATGGATAAAATGGTGGAAGGTCGATTAAGGAAGTACTTTGAAGAGGTGGTGCTCATGGAGCAAAAATATGTTCTCAATGATAGCACAAACATTAAGGTAAATTGATAAAAGAAAATTTATATTCGATGATGTACTGCCCTGAATTGTTTATTTCTAATAGCTGTTGTTTCTGGTGTCCTTTTCAGACGGTGCTGAATGATTTGTCAAAGGAGGTTGGTTCTAAAGTAACAATTGGTAATTTTTTCAGAATGCAAGTTGGTGAAGGAATTGAGAGGTACAATATACTTGTCCCATGTCATCTTCATTGAtaagttttcttcttttttttttggttgaattGATGTGTATAGTTGCTGGGTAGGATGGTGTCAGCAGCAGCATATGCACCATATGAAATGATGTTTATCATTTACATACAAATTATGTTTTATTTCGGACACCAATTTTTTTTACTCAAACatgtatttttattttgttttggcTTATACCAATGCACCCACTTGCGTTTTTTAGTAACTCATTCATAAACCTTCATTGCATTTCTGTATGCCCATAAGTTCATATAATCAACTTTTGACCAATGTCTTTGTGCCTGCAGACATGAAGCTGCTGATGGGTCAGAACCTGTCGCTAATGCTGCATAGGTTTAAAGAAGATATGAATCAAATGAGACTGTCAGGATGTAGGTGAAGTTCCTCTTTTTAAATGCTTTGCTTTTAGGTGTTTGCAGTGAAATTCTCCCAAAAGCTTCTCTGCCCAAACTGAATTGAGCTGAATAACGATGCTTTTATCATATCAAGTTTTCCATACATTCGAAGACCTGCAAAACTGTATAATTCAGTTGAAACCGTGTATGATTGAACCACATTCAGATGGTAAGAAACTAGAGCAGAATGGGAGTTGGCTCATACTATTACTTGAGCATCACTTGCTTTTGTACTTGGCGCGTGCAAGCCAAAAGGGGTTATGAGGTGGTGTGCGGGGATCCCCAACCTGTATGCAAAGTATAATGTGAGGCCATTTGtttatgcttttttttttaatttttctcaGGGTCTTTTTGATAGTTCTGGCCGGCAATCGTTTTATTCTCAGCAACTGCTATGTGGTTAGCTATTGTTTACCCCCTCCGTTTTATAATTTGACACGGTCTCCCAACTTACAATTTAGCtatttgtttattttatattatattgtttatggttataaacttgtgatcattggagagtacatttgattatgaatattttataaatattaaaaaaatgttggttaaATTATTGGTAAAGATTGTAAAATCAAAAACGGAGTAGAAGATATCAACAAACTGAAACGGTAGCTCGGGACACTTGTGCTTGCCACTGCACAGTTTTCATATATGCCATCTTTGTCAGGTGATGTTCGCGAGAGAAGTTAAAATGCCGTTAATAAGGAAAATGAGAGCTCGAAAGGTGCATTTAATTAGTCTGTAGATGACACAGCCACTTGATGTACCAATGTCAAATTATTACATGGGGTGATTCAGCTTTGTTTACAGATCATGACCTGTTTTCAATGATCTACAATCAGGAGCTTGTGAAAATCTCCCCAAATCAAATCTTTTACCGGCTCTCGTGCTGACTGCAGCCTAGGATTTCCACAGCTTCTAGTATTGTTGGTGCATTGTGaaacttagggcctgtttggatacatcctcgtaaactttaggacacttaggagctagaaattggtagtcctaaaatttatgagtgggctgtttggatggaatcataatctttaggatgttagaggggaaatgacttttgtacccctaattactcCACCCCTGCTccgtttctagcgccgtggagagagaagggaaggggcaacaggggtaaaggatgggttggggaccacttttaggagaaaaataactcattatgatggtttggtcctcctaatgaaaacaGCACTCCTAAccattatgaatgcacttttatgacatatgtttggatgcacaagtcctaaaagtggattaaaagtgaagtcctaaagattatgagtgtgtatccaaacaggcccttaataaGGATCAACATGATCTGTGACCTGCTATTATTTAAAGGGACTCATGATTTATGAGCCTGCTTTTATTGAAAGGTGCTCAGGACATTGAGGCGTGCATTTATTTGAGATAGTGTTTCAGGAAGTCCCACAAACTTGGATACATTAGGAATGCAGTGGTAATAACAAAATTATTTGAAAACACAACGTATGAATGAGTTGGTGCTATTGCTCACTGAATGCAAGCATCATGCACCAAAAAGAAATCAGAGGACTTTCTTTccgtttttttcttttcgtttaGTCAGAAATGACAAGTCGCAATCATGTTGTTAGCCGTCTAACCACTAACCTCAATAAGAGTAAACTTGCAATCATAGAGAGTTAGAGACCTTATCTTATATGGTTAAGAGAAATGTCTAAAGGTGCTAACAACTATGACCGTTCTTTTCAGTGCATATGATGCACCTACCATGCATCCTATCAGCGACATTGCATCCCTATGGATTCTCCTATCAGTGACTAAATTTGTGCAAACAACAATTCGATTAGGTAGAATCAAGACTACTCCAAGCATGACTTGCTCAAAATCATGTCCTTTCATTGTGTGCTTCCCATGTGCACTTAAAGTGTGCTGTAATTTTGCTTCCTTGAACCATCCTTTTGTTGCTTCTAGAGCTTCCACTTGCTTCTAGTTCAAGCAATTAGGCAAACCGTGATGGTCCTAAGATGAAAACAGGAAAACCTAATCTTGTAGGCATCACTAACTGGATCAAAATGAAGTACATCTAGTACATGGTCCCTACTCAACAGTTCATGAGTTCAAAAGGACAAGTGTGAAAGTGGAGGTGCCAACCTTCTGCAGCCAGTATAGTTTGCCAATATCCCTTGGATGCTATCATTCCTTGACAGATGTGGCTTCAATACATGGTGGATCACTTTTGAAATGACTTCAGTAGAAATAATTTTGCAAGAAACGAAAGAATCTTAATCATGATGCACTGCAAATACTGCAAATATCACTGAACTAAAGCGGTTAAGATATCTATGTGCTGCCCTTTAGTTATTCGCTAACAAATGATTAGGACGTTAGATTGCTTTGTAGTTAGCAGTATGTTTATTGCTAACTAACCCGAACATTTATCTCTTCTTTAATGGAATGATGAGCAGGGGGAATCTTTGATAGATATAACTGACATTGATTTGTGTTGCTGATTTCGTACGATGAGTACTTCAGAACACACTGATTGCTCTGAATATCCCATATATTTTCTTTTGCTGGGGGCGAGTTCACAATAATATTGTAATTGAACATGAGTTTAGTGTATATGATTAGGAGCACGAATTGTGAAACGAGAAAACAGACAAACCTACTTGAACAATGCAATCTTGTTCAGTGTAGGCATTTTACCAGAAAGGCAGAAACACCTAAGTTTTTTCAAGAACTGGAAAAGGATATTCCAAACAAGGCTTAAATTGCGGAACTGTGTCAACTCGTATTTCTGATAGATGGCAGATTCTTAATACATTCAGAACACAAATCTACAATCTGTTAATCTTATATATTCTAAATGCCACCCAGAAAAGTAGTAAACATGATATTACTTTGAGTAACTAAAAGATTGGAACGCATGTATCCTTAATCATCACGGTAAGTAGTTAGTTGCAACATGGAATAAACTTTGTAGGAGGCACATGGTAAGATCTCAACATTGTGATACTTTATCTGGTGATGATTTGACCGTCCATTTGCTCTGTTTTTCTAAAGAGATTTCTTTCAGCTGGAGTAAGGGATGTGCATGTTGAAAGGGCTGCTAATACTACAGTATCCTGATTCCTATCTAATTTAGTGTTAGTAACTTTAATATTCAGAGATTGCCCCCTGATGAATGAATTGGATTCTTTTCACGATCTCAACTGAAAGATCAATCATTCAGAAAAAAATAGATCCAGTGATACAACTGACATACAAATGTAAACAATTTCTTAGCTTTAGTCATAGGTGAGGATGCAATTTCTTAGCATCGTAGTTTAGGAACTAATTGCCTAATTTCTTAGCCTAACCTGGTTGGGGATGCTGGTGCACACCCCCCATCACCCATTTATGGTCATCTTTGGCTCGAATTTAAGTGCCTATTTTTTGCTCATTAATATTGCATAGTAGCACTTCTTTGTAAGCAACCTTTTTCAGCCTTTTTCAAAATTATGTATAAAGAAATTgctattgtttcttttttcatgaAGTATGTGAATTTCAGTTCTTAGGTTACATTTGATATGGCTTCACTATAAAGAACATTGCAGAATATCACATCTTAACTATAACATAATGCAACCTACCACTGAAACGTGGGGAGTAAGACATGTAT containing:
- the LOC117861376 gene encoding elongation factor Ts, mitochondrial; amino-acid sequence: MAWGQGARKPIMGLLFRAQQQAARGYSSSAFQTHILGVDAPQNGMFLRRFSSQVSSSEQMNLIKQLRERTCAPIKDVKASLVSCNWDIEAAQKDLRKRGVVLAAKKSSRTAAEGLLAIAQDEKRAAVIELNCETDFVARNDVFQYLASSVAKMALSAQGPGQLFLPFGPEYLENMSINLDHPKLSGETTVQSAVTEVAAMVGENVKLRRGFILSTTAHGVVSSYVHTCPQPGLGRIAGLVTLEAEDSSASLDALKTVGSSIAMHIVATKPLFLSKELVSAAALENEREILRTQAESSGKSQMAMDKMVEGRLRKYFEEVVLMEQKYVLNDSTNIKTVLNDLSKEVGSKVTIGNFFRMQVGEGIERHEAADGSEPVANAA